A stretch of the Streptomyces sp. NBC_00078 genome encodes the following:
- a CDS encoding HAMP domain-containing protein: MSENSATRVLEDGQKPEQIRASELRPLLAAMAAARDGDFTKVPETGHGMVAELTAAFNQIMDRSTHFNGEVQRVKRELVRHGRLDERVSASPGQGAWTSRVNDVNQILDALVAPAANATRVLDAVAGGDLTQRVDLHDGSRQLRGDLRRLGRAVNKMVDQLSLFTGEVTRVAREVGTEGRLGGRAKVTGLSGSWRDVTEAVNTMASRLTAQVRDIALVTTAVARGDLTRTVTVEATGELLELKLTVNTMVDQLSAFADEVTRVAREVGTEGQLGGRAQVRGVSGVWKDLTDNVNFMASNLTSQVRNIAQVTTAVANGDLSQKITVDAQGEILELKSTINTMVDQLSAFADEVTRVAREVGTEGNLGGRAQVRGVSGVWKDLTDNVNFMADNLTSQVRNIALVSTAVAQGDLGKKITVEAKGEILELKSTINTMVDQLSAFADEVTRVAREVGTEGNLGGQAQVRGVSGVWKDLTDNVNFMALNLTSQVRNIAQVTTAVANGDLSKKITVDARGEILELKDTVNTMVEQLRAFADEVTRVAREVGTDGRLGGRAQVLGVSGVWRDLTDNVNYMADNLTSQVRNIAQVTTAVANGDLSKKIDVDARGEILELKTAINTMVDTLSSFSSEVTRVAREVGSEGQLGGQARVEGVYGTWKRLTTNVNELALNLTTQVRAIAEVASAVAQGDMSRSITVETQGEVTELKDNINLMVANLRETTRAKDWLESNLARLAALMQGHRDLMEVADLLLRELTPLVNAQYGAFFLADPGEDSASLRTTVPTKGLAFIAGYGSAQGATVETGGLPVHGLVRQAAREKKRILVEEAPPDYIKINSGLGEAAPASVVIIPILFEDKLLGVIELASFSRFSDVHLAFFDQFVNTIAVAINTIIANSRTESLLGESQRLAMQLQERSDELQKQQAELQRSNAELEEKAALLATSSQYKSEFLANMSHELRTPLNSLLILARLLSDNPDGHLTDQEVQFAATIHRSGSDLLQLINDILDLSKIEAGRMDVRPKKLPLIKLLDYVHATFRPLTLDRGLAFEVAVGEDVPREMYSDEQRLQQILRNLLSNAIKFTATGRVELRVNRIKDPEHLHVHEGDDVIAFAVSDTGIGIAAEKLPVIFEAFQQADGTTNRKYGGTGLGLSISREISGLLGGRIVAESEPGTGSTFTLYVPVVSPGHPANGPVPEDRAAPAPEQLSAEPYTATHDVDDSWPTPTKLEAWKAGRAGQVLPGRRVLIVDDDIRNVFALTHVLGRVGMPVLYAENGREGIETLERNPDVELVLMDIMMPEMDGYETIAAIRRAPRWTGLPIVALTAKAMPGDREKSIARGANDYVPKPVDVDQLLTVVCALLDPEGADDTTETVATEPTTSGDATVPSTTES, from the coding sequence ATGAGTGAGAACAGTGCTACGCGTGTGCTCGAAGACGGTCAAAAACCGGAACAAATCCGTGCATCGGAGCTGCGTCCGCTGCTCGCCGCGATGGCGGCGGCCCGGGACGGCGATTTCACGAAGGTTCCGGAGACGGGCCACGGGATGGTGGCGGAGCTGACGGCCGCCTTCAACCAGATCATGGACCGCAGCACTCACTTCAACGGCGAAGTGCAGCGCGTGAAGCGGGAGTTGGTGCGCCACGGCCGGCTCGACGAGCGGGTCTCGGCAAGCCCCGGACAGGGCGCCTGGACGTCCCGGGTCAACGACGTGAACCAGATCCTGGACGCCCTGGTGGCCCCGGCGGCCAACGCGACGCGGGTGCTGGACGCGGTGGCCGGCGGCGATCTGACCCAGCGGGTCGACCTGCACGACGGCAGCCGGCAGTTACGAGGTGATCTGCGGCGGCTGGGCCGCGCCGTGAACAAGATGGTCGACCAGTTGTCGCTGTTCACGGGAGAGGTGACCCGGGTCGCGCGCGAGGTGGGCACGGAGGGCCGGCTGGGCGGGCGGGCCAAGGTGACCGGTCTGTCGGGCAGTTGGCGGGACGTGACCGAGGCGGTCAACACGATGGCGTCCCGGCTGACCGCCCAGGTGCGTGACATCGCCCTGGTGACGACGGCGGTGGCCCGCGGTGACCTGACCCGTACGGTCACCGTCGAGGCGACCGGTGAGCTGCTCGAACTGAAGCTGACCGTGAACACGATGGTCGACCAGCTGTCCGCCTTCGCCGACGAGGTCACCCGGGTGGCCCGCGAGGTCGGCACCGAGGGCCAGTTGGGCGGTCGGGCCCAGGTGCGCGGTGTCAGCGGGGTCTGGAAGGACCTCACCGACAACGTCAACTTCATGGCCTCGAACCTGACTTCGCAGGTCCGCAACATCGCCCAGGTGACGACGGCCGTCGCGAACGGCGACCTGAGCCAGAAGATCACTGTCGACGCGCAGGGCGAGATCCTGGAGCTGAAGTCCACCATCAACACGATGGTCGACCAGCTCTCCGCCTTCGCCGACGAGGTCACCCGCGTCGCCCGCGAGGTCGGCACCGAGGGAAACCTCGGCGGCCGTGCCCAGGTGCGGGGCGTCTCCGGCGTCTGGAAGGACCTCACCGACAACGTCAACTTCATGGCGGACAACCTGACTTCGCAGGTCCGCAACATCGCCCTCGTGTCGACCGCCGTGGCGCAGGGCGACCTCGGCAAGAAGATCACCGTCGAGGCGAAGGGCGAGATCCTGGAGCTGAAGTCCACCATCAACACGATGGTCGACCAGCTCTCCGCCTTCGCCGACGAGGTCACCCGCGTCGCCCGCGAGGTCGGCACCGAGGGAAACCTCGGCGGCCAGGCGCAGGTGCGGGGCGTGTCGGGCGTCTGGAAGGACCTCACCGACAACGTCAACTTCATGGCGCTGAACCTGACTTCGCAGGTCCGCAACATCGCCCAGGTCACCACGGCCGTCGCCAACGGCGACCTCTCCAAGAAGATCACCGTCGACGCGCGCGGCGAGATCCTGGAGCTGAAGGACACCGTCAACACGATGGTGGAGCAGCTGCGCGCCTTCGCCGACGAGGTCACCCGGGTGGCCCGCGAGGTCGGCACCGACGGGCGGCTGGGCGGCCGTGCCCAGGTGCTCGGGGTCTCCGGCGTGTGGCGGGACCTGACCGACAACGTCAACTACATGGCGGACAACCTGACTTCGCAGGTCCGCAACATCGCCCAGGTCACCACGGCCGTCGCCAACGGCGACCTCTCCAAGAAGATCGACGTGGACGCGCGCGGCGAGATCCTGGAGCTGAAGACCGCCATCAACACGATGGTCGACACGCTGTCGTCCTTCTCCTCGGAGGTCACCCGGGTGGCCCGCGAGGTCGGCTCCGAAGGCCAACTCGGCGGCCAGGCAAGGGTCGAGGGCGTCTACGGCACCTGGAAGCGCCTGACGACGAACGTGAACGAACTCGCTCTGAACCTCACCACCCAGGTCCGCGCGATCGCCGAGGTCGCCTCCGCCGTGGCCCAGGGCGACATGTCCCGGTCGATCACGGTGGAGACCCAGGGCGAGGTCACCGAGCTGAAGGACAACATCAACCTGATGGTGGCCAACCTCCGCGAGACCACCCGCGCGAAGGACTGGCTGGAGTCCAACCTGGCCCGGCTGGCCGCACTGATGCAGGGCCACCGCGACCTGATGGAGGTCGCAGACCTGCTGCTGCGGGAGCTGACACCGCTGGTGAACGCCCAGTACGGCGCGTTCTTCCTGGCCGACCCGGGCGAGGACAGCGCCTCGCTGCGCACCACCGTTCCCACGAAGGGGCTCGCGTTCATCGCCGGGTACGGCTCGGCGCAGGGCGCGACGGTCGAGACCGGCGGTCTGCCGGTGCACGGCCTGGTCCGGCAGGCGGCCCGCGAGAAGAAACGGATCCTCGTCGAGGAGGCCCCGCCGGACTACATCAAGATCAACAGCGGGCTCGGCGAGGCGGCCCCGGCGAGTGTCGTCATCATCCCGATCCTCTTCGAGGACAAGCTCCTCGGGGTGATCGAGCTGGCGTCCTTCTCCCGCTTCTCCGACGTGCATCTCGCGTTCTTCGACCAGTTCGTCAACACCATCGCCGTCGCCATCAACACGATCATCGCCAACTCGCGTACGGAGTCCCTGCTCGGCGAGTCCCAGCGGCTGGCCATGCAGCTCCAGGAGCGGTCGGACGAACTCCAGAAGCAACAGGCGGAGTTGCAGCGCTCGAACGCCGAACTGGAGGAGAAGGCCGCCCTGCTGGCCACCAGCTCCCAGTACAAGTCGGAGTTCCTGGCGAACATGTCGCACGAGCTGCGCACCCCGCTCAACTCCCTGCTGATCCTGGCCCGCCTCCTGTCCGACAACCCCGACGGTCATCTCACCGACCAGGAGGTGCAGTTCGCGGCGACCATCCACCGCTCCGGCTCCGACCTGCTGCAGCTGATCAACGACATCCTGGACCTGTCGAAGATCGAGGCCGGCCGGATGGACGTACGCCCGAAGAAGCTGCCGCTCATAAAGCTGCTGGACTACGTGCACGCCACCTTCCGCCCGCTCACCCTCGACCGCGGGCTCGCCTTCGAGGTCGCGGTCGGTGAGGACGTACCGCGGGAGATGTACTCGGACGAGCAGCGGCTGCAGCAGATCCTGCGCAATCTGCTGTCCAACGCGATCAAGTTCACCGCGACGGGCCGGGTCGAGCTGCGGGTGAACAGGATCAAGGACCCCGAGCACCTCCACGTCCACGAGGGGGACGACGTGATCGCCTTCGCCGTCTCCGACACCGGCATCGGCATCGCGGCCGAGAAACTCCCGGTGATCTTCGAGGCGTTCCAGCAGGCCGACGGCACCACCAACCGCAAGTACGGGGGCACGGGCCTCGGTCTGTCCATCAGCCGGGAGATCTCGGGCCTGCTCGGCGGCCGTATCGTCGCCGAGAGCGAGCCCGGCACGGGGTCCACGTTCACGCTGTACGTCCCCGTCGTCAGCCCCGGCCACCCGGCGAACGGACCGGTTCCCGAGGACCGCGCGGCGCCGGCGCCCGAACAGCTGTCGGCGGAGCCGTACACCGCGACACACGACGTGGACGACTCCTGGCCGACGCCCACCAAACTGGAGGCGTGGAAGGCCGGCCGCGCGGGTCAGGTACTGCCCGGGCGGCGGGTGTTGATCGTGGACGACGACATCCGCAACGTCTTCGCCCTCACTCATGTCCTCGGCCGCGTCGGCATGCCGGTCCTGTACGCGGAGAACGGCCGCGAGGGCATCGAGACGCTGGAGCGCAACCCGGACGTCGAACTCGTCCTGATGGACATCATGATGCCGGAGATGGACGGCTACGAGACCATCGCCGCCATCCGCCGTGCCCCCCGCTGGACGGGCCTGCCGATCGTCGCCCTCACCGCGAAGGCGATGCCCGGAGACCGCGAGAAGTCCATCGCGCGGGGCGCGAACGACTACGTACCGAAGCCGGTGGACGTCGACCAGCTGCTGACGGTCGTCTGCGCCCTGCTCGATCCCGAGGGAGCGGACGACACCACCGAAACCGTTGCAACGGAACCGACCACGAGTGGGGATGCCACGGTTCCGTCGACGACCGAATCATGA
- a CDS encoding two-component system response regulator — protein sequence MSAEATTGERASILLVDDMEDNLIALEAVLGSLNEPLVRARSGEEAMKALLRRHFALVLLDVRMPGMDGFETAANIKRLDQTKDVPIIFLTGAEDDSGYAFRGYATGAADYLTKPFDPWVLRAKVTVFLDLHRKNQQLERVRAQELAAYGEVSSRLTELEGRLDGDEPPDLEALRIQLRELRTLVNRGRP from the coding sequence ATGAGCGCTGAGGCAACGACCGGTGAGCGCGCCAGCATCCTCCTCGTGGACGACATGGAGGACAACCTGATCGCGCTCGAGGCCGTCCTGGGATCCCTCAACGAGCCGCTGGTACGCGCACGTTCGGGCGAGGAGGCGATGAAGGCACTGCTGCGCCGGCACTTCGCCCTCGTCCTGCTCGACGTCCGCATGCCCGGCATGGACGGATTCGAGACGGCCGCGAACATCAAGCGGCTCGACCAGACCAAGGACGTCCCGATCATCTTCCTGACCGGCGCGGAGGACGACTCCGGCTACGCCTTCCGCGGGTACGCCACGGGCGCCGCCGACTACCTGACCAAGCCCTTCGATCCCTGGGTCCTGCGGGCGAAGGTCACGGTCTTCCTTGACCTGCACCGCAAGAACCAGCAACTGGAGCGGGTGCGGGCGCAGGAACTGGCGGCCTACGGGGAGGTGAGCAGCAGACTGACCGAGCTGGAGGGCCGGCTGGACGGCGACGAGCCCCCGGACCTGGAAGCACTGCGCATCCAGCTCCGGGAGCTGCGGACACTCGTCAACAGGGGCCGCCCGTAG
- a CDS encoding long-chain fatty acid--CoA ligase produces the protein MSDTQTLIENRPPSVATLFLERVAATPDAEAYRYPVASASGAGPDDWKAMSWAQTAERVYSIAAGLIELGVQSEQRVALASATRVEWVLADLGIMCAGAATTTIYPQTNSDESAFILSDSESLVLVAEDAAQLAKVVEKRAELPALTHVVVIDSAGVETSDWVLTLAELEARGAARLEKDPDLIKERVGAITKDQLATLIYTSGTTGRPKGVRLPHDNWSYMAKAISATGLISAEDVQYLWLPLAHVFGKVLTSGQIEVGHVTAVDGRVDKIIENLPIVQPTYMAAVPRIFEKVYNGVAAKAKAGGGAKYKIFQWAAEVARDYAKVSQDNFRRTGTASVPFGLGAKHKVADALVFAKIREAFGGNLRACVSGSAALAPEIGYFFAGAGIHILEGYGLTESSAASFVNPGEAYRTGTVGKPLPGTEVRIADDGEILLRGPGIMEGYHGLPEKTVEVLESDGWFHTGDIGELSPDGYLRITDRKKDLIKTSGGKYIAPAEVEGQFKAVCPYVSNILVHGADRNFCTALIALDEPSILDWAKENGLAGKSYAQVVADPATLALIEGYVKELNQGLQRWQTVKKFRLLPRDLDVEHGEITPSLKLKRPVVEREYKHLIDEMYAGAREA, from the coding sequence GTGAGCGACACACAGACACTGATCGAGAACCGTCCGCCGAGCGTGGCGACCCTCTTCCTGGAGCGCGTTGCGGCCACACCGGACGCGGAGGCCTACCGCTATCCGGTGGCCTCCGCCTCCGGTGCGGGCCCCGACGACTGGAAGGCGATGAGCTGGGCGCAGACCGCGGAGCGGGTCTACTCGATCGCCGCCGGCCTGATCGAACTGGGTGTGCAGTCCGAGCAGCGCGTCGCGCTCGCCTCCGCCACCCGGGTCGAGTGGGTCCTCGCCGACCTCGGCATCATGTGCGCCGGGGCCGCCACGACCACGATCTACCCGCAGACCAACTCCGACGAGTCGGCGTTCATCCTCTCCGACTCCGAAAGCCTCGTGCTGGTCGCGGAAGACGCGGCCCAGCTCGCCAAGGTGGTGGAGAAGCGCGCTGAGCTGCCCGCCCTCACACACGTGGTCGTGATCGACTCGGCCGGTGTCGAGACGAGCGACTGGGTCCTCACTCTCGCCGAGCTGGAGGCCCGGGGCGCCGCTCGCCTGGAGAAGGACCCCGACCTGATCAAGGAGCGGGTCGGGGCGATCACCAAGGACCAGCTCGCCACCCTCATCTACACCTCCGGCACCACCGGCCGCCCCAAGGGCGTGCGCCTGCCGCACGACAACTGGTCGTACATGGCGAAGGCGATCTCCGCGACCGGCCTGATCAGCGCCGAGGACGTGCAGTACCTGTGGCTGCCGCTCGCGCACGTCTTCGGCAAGGTGCTCACCTCGGGCCAGATCGAGGTCGGTCACGTCACCGCCGTCGACGGCCGCGTGGACAAGATCATCGAGAATCTGCCGATCGTGCAGCCGACGTACATGGCGGCCGTCCCGCGCATCTTCGAGAAGGTCTACAACGGGGTCGCGGCCAAGGCGAAGGCCGGCGGCGGCGCCAAGTACAAGATCTTCCAGTGGGCCGCGGAGGTCGCCCGCGATTACGCCAAGGTCTCGCAGGACAACTTCCGGCGCACCGGCACGGCGTCGGTCCCGTTCGGGCTGGGCGCCAAGCACAAGGTCGCCGACGCGCTGGTCTTCGCCAAGATCCGCGAGGCGTTCGGCGGCAATCTGCGGGCCTGCGTGTCCGGTTCGGCCGCGCTCGCGCCGGAGATCGGCTACTTCTTCGCCGGCGCCGGCATCCACATCCTTGAGGGCTACGGCCTCACGGAGTCCTCGGCGGCCTCCTTCGTGAACCCCGGCGAGGCCTACCGCACCGGCACGGTCGGCAAGCCGCTGCCCGGCACGGAGGTGCGCATCGCGGACGACGGCGAGATCCTGCTGCGCGGTCCCGGAATCATGGAGGGCTACCACGGGCTGCCCGAGAAGACCGTCGAGGTGCTGGAGTCGGACGGCTGGTTCCACACCGGCGACATCGGTGAGCTGTCCCCGGACGGATACCTGCGCATCACCGACCGCAAGAAGGACCTCATCAAGACGTCCGGCGGCAAGTACATCGCGCCGGCCGAGGTCGAGGGGCAGTTCAAGGCGGTCTGCCCGTACGTCTCCAACATCCTGGTGCACGGCGCCGACCGGAACTTCTGCACGGCGCTGATCGCGCTGGACGAGCCTTCCATCCTCGACTGGGCCAAGGAGAACGGGCTGGCGGGCAAGTCGTACGCGCAGGTCGTTGCCGATCCCGCGACGCTCGCCCTCATCGAGGGGTACGTCAAGGAACTCAACCAGGGCCTGCAGCGCTGGCAGACCGTCAAGAAGTTCCGGCTGCTGCCGCGCGACCTCGACGTGGAGCACGGCGAGATCACGCCGAGCCTGAAGCTGAAGCGGCCGGTGGTCGAGCGGGAGTACAAGCACCTGATCGACGAGATGTACGCCGGGGCCCGGGAGGCGTAG
- the lepA gene encoding translation elongation factor 4, producing MPATPNNVPEPSRTDPALIRNFCIIAHIDHGKSTLADRMLQLTGVVEQRQMRAQYLDRMDIERERGITIKSQAVRLPWAPTHDKTDTHILNMIDTPGHVDFTYEVSRSLAACEGTVLLVDAAQGIEAQTLANLYLAMENDLTIIPVLNKIDLPAAQPEKFAEELANLVGCDPDDVLRVSAKTGIGVDALLDKVVKEVPAPVGVADAPARAMIFDSVYDSYRGVVTYVRVIDGQLNKRERIRMMSTNATHELLEIGTNSPEMLGADGLGVGEVGYLITGVKDVRQSKVGDTITSLHKGATEALGGYKDPKPMVFSGLYPLDGSDYPELRDALDKLQLNDAALVYEPETSAALGFGFRVGFLGLLHLDVIRERLEREFGLDLIATAPNVVYRVIMEDLTEHTVTNPSEFPEGKINDVYEPVVRATILAPSEFIGSIMELCQTRRGTLLGMDYLSEDRVEIRYTLPLAEIVFDFFDQLKSKTRGYASLDYEPTGEQTSSLVKVDILLHGDKVDAFSAITHKDAAYSYGVRLVAKLRELIPRQAFEVPIQAAIGSRVIARETIRAIRKDVLAKCYGGDISRKRKLLEKQKEGKKRMKMVGSVEVPQEAFIAVLSSDDSAGSGKGKK from the coding sequence GTGCCCGCGACCCCTAACAATGTGCCCGAGCCGAGCCGTACCGACCCGGCTCTGATCCGCAATTTCTGCATCATCGCGCACATCGACCACGGCAAGTCCACGCTCGCCGACCGGATGCTCCAGCTGACCGGCGTCGTCGAGCAGCGGCAGATGCGTGCTCAGTACCTCGACCGGATGGACATCGAGCGCGAGCGCGGCATCACGATCAAGTCCCAGGCGGTGCGTTTGCCGTGGGCCCCGACCCATGACAAGACCGACACGCACATCCTCAACATGATCGACACCCCGGGGCACGTCGACTTCACGTACGAGGTCTCGCGGTCGCTCGCCGCCTGCGAGGGGACCGTACTCCTCGTCGACGCCGCCCAGGGCATCGAGGCCCAGACCCTCGCCAACCTCTACCTGGCGATGGAGAACGACCTCACGATCATCCCCGTACTGAACAAGATCGACCTGCCGGCCGCACAGCCCGAGAAGTTCGCGGAAGAACTCGCGAACCTCGTCGGCTGCGACCCGGACGATGTGCTGCGGGTGTCCGCCAAGACCGGTATCGGCGTCGACGCGCTGCTCGACAAGGTGGTCAAGGAGGTCCCGGCTCCGGTCGGCGTCGCGGACGCTCCCGCCCGCGCGATGATCTTCGACTCGGTCTACGACTCCTACCGCGGCGTCGTGACGTACGTCCGGGTCATCGACGGGCAGCTCAACAAGCGCGAGCGCATCCGGATGATGTCCACCAACGCCACACACGAGCTGCTGGAGATCGGGACGAACTCGCCCGAGATGCTCGGCGCCGACGGACTCGGCGTCGGTGAGGTGGGCTACCTCATCACCGGTGTGAAGGACGTCCGCCAGTCCAAGGTCGGTGACACGATCACCAGCCTGCACAAGGGCGCGACCGAGGCTCTCGGGGGATACAAGGACCCCAAGCCCATGGTCTTCTCCGGGCTGTATCCGCTGGACGGCTCGGACTACCCCGAACTGCGCGACGCGCTCGACAAGCTGCAGCTCAACGACGCGGCGCTGGTGTACGAGCCGGAGACCTCGGCGGCGCTGGGCTTCGGCTTCCGGGTCGGCTTCCTCGGCCTGCTGCACCTGGACGTCATCCGTGAGCGGCTGGAGCGCGAGTTCGGGCTCGACCTGATCGCGACCGCGCCGAACGTGGTCTACCGCGTGATCATGGAGGACCTGACCGAGCACACGGTCACCAACCCCAGCGAGTTCCCCGAGGGCAAGATCAACGATGTGTACGAGCCGGTCGTGCGCGCCACGATCCTCGCGCCGTCGGAGTTCATCGGGTCGATCATGGAGCTGTGCCAGACCCGGCGCGGGACTCTCCTCGGCATGGACTACCTGTCCGAGGACCGGGTCGAGATCCGCTACACGCTCCCGCTCGCGGAGATCGTCTTCGACTTCTTCGACCAGCTGAAGTCGAAGACGCGCGGTTACGCGTCGCTGGACTACGAGCCCACCGGTGAGCAGACCTCCAGCCTGGTCAAGGTCGACATCCTGCTGCACGGCGACAAGGTCGACGCGTTCTCCGCGATCACGCACAAGGACGCGGCCTACTCCTACGGTGTGCGGCTGGTCGCCAAGCTGCGCGAGCTCATCCCGCGGCAGGCCTTCGAGGTGCCCATCCAGGCCGCCATCGGCTCCCGGGTGATCGCCCGCGAGACCATCCGCGCCATCCGCAAGGACGTCCTCGCCAAGTGCTACGGCGGCGACATCTCCCGTAAGCGCAAGCTCCTGGAGAAGCAGAAGGAGGGCAAGAAGCGAATGAAGATGGTGGGTTCCGTGGAGGTTCCCCAGGAGGCGTTCATCGCCGTGCTCTCCAGCGATGACAGTGCGGGGTCGGGCAAGGGCAAGAAGTAA
- the rpsT gene encoding 30S ribosomal protein S20 — protein MANIKSQIKRIKTNEKARLRNKAVKSSLKTAIRKAREAAAAGDVEKATEHERAAARLLDKAVSKGVIHKNQAANKKSALASKVASLQG, from the coding sequence GTGGCGAACATCAAGTCCCAGATCAAGCGGATCAAGACCAACGAGAAGGCCCGGCTGCGCAACAAGGCCGTCAAGTCCTCCCTGAAGACCGCGATCCGCAAGGCCCGCGAGGCCGCTGCCGCGGGTGACGTCGAGAAGGCCACCGAGCACGAGCGCGCTGCCGCGCGTCTGCTCGACAAGGCCGTCTCCAAGGGCGTCATCCACAAGAACCAGGCCGCCAACAAGAAGTCGGCGCTTGCTTCCAAGGTCGCTTCCCTCCAGGGCTGA
- the holA gene encoding DNA polymerase III subunit delta → MARKTADDDLLAPVTLAVGQEDLLLDRAVREVVAAARAADPDTDVRDLNPEQLQPGTLAELTSPSLFAERKVVVVRNAQDLSADTVKDVKAYLGAPAEEITLVLVHAGGAKGKALLDAARKAGAREVACPKMTKPADRLAFVRGEFRAVGRSATPEACQALVDAIGSDLRELASAVSQLVADVEGTIDEAVVGRYYTGRAEASSFTVADRAVEGRAAEALEALRWSLATGVAPVLITSALAQGVRAIGKLSSARGGRPADLARELGMPPWKIDRVRQQMRGWTPDGVAEALQAVAEADAGVKGGGDDPEYALEKAVVTIARAARSRGR, encoded by the coding sequence ATGGCCAGGAAGACTGCTGATGACGACCTTCTCGCCCCGGTGACGCTTGCCGTGGGCCAGGAGGACCTCCTGCTCGACCGTGCCGTGCGGGAGGTGGTGGCCGCCGCCAGGGCCGCCGACCCCGACACGGACGTACGTGACCTGAACCCGGAGCAGCTGCAGCCCGGCACGCTCGCCGAGTTGACCAGTCCGTCGCTCTTCGCGGAGCGGAAGGTCGTGGTCGTACGCAATGCGCAGGATCTTTCGGCCGACACCGTCAAGGACGTGAAGGCGTATCTCGGGGCGCCCGCCGAGGAGATCACCCTCGTGCTGGTGCATGCGGGCGGAGCGAAGGGCAAGGCGCTTCTCGACGCCGCGCGCAAGGCGGGTGCGCGGGAGGTGGCCTGCCCGAAGATGACCAAGCCGGCGGATCGGCTGGCCTTCGTCCGGGGGGAGTTCAGGGCGGTCGGGAGATCTGCCACGCCCGAGGCCTGTCAGGCGCTCGTCGACGCGATCGGGAGTGATCTGCGGGAGCTGGCGTCGGCCGTTTCCCAGTTGGTCGCGGATGTGGAAGGGACCATCGACGAGGCCGTTGTCGGGCGGTACTACACCGGGCGGGCCGAGGCGTCGAGTTTCACGGTTGCCGACCGGGCCGTGGAAGGGCGGGCGGCCGAGGCACTGGAGGCGCTCAGGTGGTCGCTGGCCACCGGGGTGGCGCCGGTGTTGATCACCAGTGCGCTGGCGCAGGGGGTGCGGGCGATCGGGAAGCTGTCGTCCGCGCGAGGGGGACGGCCGGCCGATCTGGCGCGGGAGTTGGGGATGCCGCCGTGGAAGATCGACCGGGTGCGGCAGCAGATGCGGGGGTGGACGCCGGATGGGGTTGCTGAGGCGTTGCAGGCGGTTGCCGAGGCCGACGCGGGGGTGAAGGGCGGCGGGGATGATCCCGAGTACGCGTTGGAGAAGGCCGTCGTGACCATTGCGCGGGCGGCGCGGTCGCGAGGGCGGTAA
- a CDS encoding YceI family protein, whose translation MFGRWLVNRANREQRTSPLAAVQTPPTAGVLSCRVLDPVHAPVTHAEFAVSDSMGRKVVGGETDPFGSFVTTVPAGEYRLAVSAEGYTPYRASATVGENALASLGDVTLQVARPPELPAAGDWEIEPAHSSIGFTARHIGLARIHGRFNSFAGAVRIADPMEQSAMHVVIDAASIDTNVRMRDDHLRSGDFLDVARFPTLEFYSERFVHKGGNRWAVTGALSLHGVTRTVTLDTEYLGLGNGMEGEVRAACRATTELHRDDFTVSWQTMLARGIAVVGPSIRIDLDVQIVRKG comes from the coding sequence ATGTTCGGCCGCTGGTTGGTAAACCGAGCGAACAGAGAGCAACGGACGAGTCCCCTGGCGGCGGTGCAGACCCCGCCGACGGCCGGAGTGCTGAGCTGCCGGGTGCTGGATCCGGTCCACGCACCGGTGACGCATGCGGAGTTCGCCGTCAGCGACTCCATGGGGCGCAAGGTGGTGGGCGGGGAGACGGATCCCTTCGGGTCGTTCGTGACGACGGTGCCCGCGGGGGAGTACCGGCTCGCCGTGTCGGCCGAGGGATACACGCCGTACCGGGCCAGCGCGACCGTCGGGGAGAACGCGCTCGCCTCGCTGGGCGACGTGACGCTTCAGGTCGCGCGACCCCCGGAGCTGCCCGCGGCGGGCGACTGGGAGATCGAGCCCGCGCACTCCTCGATCGGGTTCACCGCGCGGCACATCGGGCTGGCGCGGATCCACGGCCGGTTCAACTCCTTCGCGGGCGCTGTACGGATCGCGGATCCGATGGAGCAGTCGGCGATGCATGTGGTGATCGACGCGGCGAGCATCGACACGAACGTCAGGATGCGGGACGACCATCTGCGCTCCGGCGACTTCCTGGACGTGGCGCGCTTTCCGACGCTGGAGTTCTACAGTGAGCGGTTCGTGCACAAGGGCGGGAACCGGTGGGCGGTCACCGGGGCGCTGTCACTGCACGGAGTGACCCGTACGGTCACGCTCGACACGGAGTACCTCGGGCTCGGCAACGGTATGGAGGGCGAGGTGCGGGCGGCCTGCCGGGCCACGACGGAGCTGCACCGGGACGACTTCACGGTCAGCTGGCAGACGATGCTGGCGCGGGGGATCGCGGTCGTGGGGCCGAGCATCCGGATCGACCTCGATGTGCAGATCGTGCGCAAGGGGTGA